One window from the genome of Deinococcus reticulitermitis encodes:
- a CDS encoding MarC family protein, with protein sequence MDPGEFLSLSIKTFFTMLVVMDPVGLAPVFIALAQGRSSEHQRRLALKATVVAGGIILVFGLFGRTLLEHLGISLSAFRVAGGVLLFLVALDMVSARQSGTRETPAEEMEAQQRDDISVFPLAIPLIAGPGTLASIMIQANAAHGEPTLLLGVFGVTAAVLALCYFALRLSRQIARLLGVTGVNVVTRVLGVLLAALAIQYVADGALDLLRGGLRTG encoded by the coding sequence GTGGACCCCGGCGAATTTCTCAGTTTGAGCATCAAAACCTTTTTCACCATGCTGGTGGTCATGGACCCGGTCGGCCTCGCGCCGGTCTTCATCGCACTGGCGCAGGGCCGCTCGTCCGAGCATCAGCGCCGGCTCGCCCTCAAGGCGACGGTCGTGGCGGGCGGCATCATCCTCGTTTTCGGCCTGTTCGGACGAACCCTGCTCGAGCATCTCGGCATCAGCCTCAGCGCTTTCCGGGTGGCAGGTGGGGTACTGCTTTTCCTCGTGGCGCTCGACATGGTTTCGGCCCGTCAGAGCGGGACCCGTGAAACCCCCGCCGAGGAGATGGAAGCCCAGCAGCGCGACGATATCAGTGTCTTTCCGCTCGCCATTCCCCTGATCGCTGGCCCCGGCACCCTGGCAAGCATCATGATTCAGGCGAACGCGGCGCACGGCGAACCGACCCTGCTGCTCGGGGTCTTCGGGGTGACGGCCGCCGTGCTCGCCCTGTGTTACTTCGCCCTGCGCCTGAGTCGCCAGATCGCCCGCCTGCTCGGCGTGACGGGAGTCAACGTGGTCACCCGCGTCCTGGGGGTCCTGCTCGCCGCCCTCGCCATTCAGTACGTGGCGGACGGAGCACTTGATCTGTTGCGCGGGGGCCTGCGAACCGGCTGA